The Diachasmimorpha longicaudata isolate KC_UGA_2023 chromosome 14, iyDiaLong2, whole genome shotgun sequence genome includes a region encoding these proteins:
- the LOC135169248 gene encoding uncharacterized protein LOC135169248, protein MIIYQEISLTIFLLLCTQSIANERIRVPSHLQDVNSWSSRFLHFILSGITEQRNSTMLEMCSSSPTFAESVFHRVTTEMHKFSGDMEDTSNALANRQRSRVNPLNEFVQDTLFDDTVGGMLEATGVIKFVYKQFLQELPTLTKQDLCRLASELLYSENGLSAELDKLRDFMEPTTKNSPSTLQLMIRSFKEPAQSACSTGHSSMEYFHSIYSELFSAEVKAFVMQTMVLRFLSSFSDPEKTCAVKSKMGNIALVDLQKKFEDHIAIYNNEFIPRMKNLSREFHSCDEGKLVRYETFLELEGLYQGILHLPLHADVGYLDYSTTLCDVVDTYSNSSKLSKFFCDPTTKFCVIPEHRPCHGRTWQCSSYAWAEACRDRRGPRRYRWVRLNNDERPESFFQCPPNEKISLSFWRLKKPCICQCMDNTLGSFSIHVINLQPVKSDVANNMIITGIKFVVKNGILQFQIQQGQLGRNWQVDNVAWKPINDIGEKVRAARSGIEPKKKKFGVQENIDFLIITIGENHGINFDDLQVPFGYVLTGVRFILANRTSEKPPQRVEIALIASEFDPVSGKLCTTCRTKTIRSSTTHNQKYPLKIDMGPRFPTIPASATNQYVVVTTSTFEDDGAQTTLPLFDALPLETNPPSPVGGLGLFHKAAPPPAVFTGFISLKFFSLDYAKYMETAKLNVSQYEIPYNSPVN, encoded by the exons atgataatttatcaagaaatTAGTCTAACAATATTTCTCCTCTTGTGTACTCAATCGATCGCGAACGAAAGAATTCGAGTACCATCGCATCTTCAGGATGTCAATTCATGGAGTTCGAGATTTTTGCATTTCATTCTCTCTGGCATCACCGAACAGAGAAATTCTACAATGCTTGAAATGTGTTCAAGTTCGCCGACATTTGCAGAATCAGTTTTCCATCGAGTAACCACAGAAATGCATAAATTCTCGGGTGATATGGAGGACACGTCGAATGCGTTAGCTAATCGTCAGCGAAGTCGAGTAAATCCACTGAACGAATTTGTGCAGGACACCCTGTTCGACGATACCGTTGGGGGAATGCTTGAAGCAACAGGAGTTATCAAATTTGTGTACAAACAATTTCTTCAGGAATTACCAACACTAACTAAACAAGACCTGTGTCGTTTGGCATCTGAGCTACTGTATAGTGAGAACGGATTGAGCGCAGAACTCGATAAGTTGCGGGATTTTATGGAACCGACTACGAAGAACTCGCCGTCGACGTTGCAGTTAATGATCAGGAGTTTCAAA GAGCCGGCACAGTCGGCATGTAGCACCGGCCATTCATCgatggaatattttcattcgatttATAGTGAACTTTTCTCGGCCGAGGTGAAGGCTTTCGTGATGCAAACCATGGTCCTTCGTTTTTTATCTTCCTTCAGTGATCCTGAAAAGACCT GTGCAGTCAAATCCAAAATGGGAAATATAGCATTGGtagatttacaaaaaaaattcgaggaCCATATCGCGATATATAACAATGAATTTATTCCAAGGATGAAGAACCTGTCGAGGGAATTTCATTCTTGTGATGAAGGCAAACTTGTAAGAT atgaaaCCTTTTTGGAATTAGAGGGCCTCTATCAGGGAATCCTGCACTTACCCCTTCATGCAGATGTTGGGTACCTGGACTATTCAACGACTCTCTGCGATGTAGTTGATACTTATTCCAACAGttcaaaattgtcaaaatttttttgcgaTCCCACAACCAAATTTTGTGTCATCCCTGAACATCGCCCCTGTCATGGACGCACTTGGCAATGTTCATCTTATGCTTGGGCAGAGGCATGTCGAGAT AGACGAGGGCCACGTCGGTACCGCTGGGTGCGGTTAAACAACGATGAACGACCAGAAAGTTTTTTTCAGTGTCCTCCCaacgaaaaaatatcattatc ATTctggagattaaaaaaaccatGCATTTGCCAGTGCATGGACAACACTCTTGGATCTTTTTCAATTCATGTAATCAATTTACAACCTGTCAAGTCTGATGTGGCGAATAATAT GATAATCACAGGCATTAAATTTGTGGTAAAGAATGGTATTCTGCAATTCCAAATTCAACAAGGTCAATTGGGTAGGAATTGGCAAGTTGATAATGTAGCATGGAAACCCATCAATGATATTGGGGAAAAGGTACGAGCAGCTAGATCAGGAAtagaaccaaaaaaaaaaaaattcggagtTCAAGAAAATATAGATTTCCTAATTATCACAATAGGAGAAAATCATGGAATTAATTTCGATGATTTGCAAGTCCCTTTTGGATATGTACTCACTG GAGTCAGATTTATCCTGGCCAATAGGACATCAGAAAAGCCCCCCCAGAGAGTGGAAATTGCTTTGATAGCATCTGAATTCGATCCAGTCTCCGGAAAATTATGTACCACATGCAGAACGAAGACAATTCGATCTTCTACCACACATAA CCAAAAATATCCACTAAAAATCGACATGGGCCCTCGCTTTCCAACAATTCCTGCTTCTGCTACTAACCAGTATGTTGTTGTTACAACATCAACTTTTGAGGACGATGGAGCTCAAACGACATTACCCCTCTTCGATGCTCTACCTCTTGAAACTAATCCACCATCACCAGTAGGTGGATTGGGCCTTTTTCATAAGGCAGCACCACCTCCAGCTGTGTTTACTGGGTTTatatcattgaaattcttttcacTTGATTATGCTAAGTACATGGAAACAGCGAAACTAAATGTATCCCAATATGAAATCCCATATAACTCTCCTGttaattga